Proteins from one Mesorhizobium sp. M9A.F.Ca.ET.002.03.1.2 genomic window:
- a CDS encoding transglutaminase family protein: MLIRLGYEIAIDCVEATPVISLLEIHKDRQADIKRQTRVLTSPSVPTRLYHDLYGNTCRRFTAPGGGFRILYDAVVEDSGETDEVNPLAREVPVAELPDDVLGYLLGSRYCETDHLGGLAWQLFGPVPPGWARVQAIVDYVHNRLSFGYGYARPTRTAAQAHEERVGVCRDFAHLAITLCRCMNIPARYVNGYLGDIGVPVDPAPMDFSAWLEVFLDGKWYTFDPRHNMPRIGRVVIARGRDATDVPLLHSFGQHRLGLFKVWTYEQESNLFNPPHRGVDRTVSAQMLA, translated from the coding sequence ATGCTGATTCGGCTCGGCTACGAAATTGCCATCGACTGTGTTGAAGCCACCCCGGTGATTTCGCTGCTCGAGATCCACAAGGATCGGCAGGCCGACATCAAGCGGCAGACGCGCGTGCTGACCTCGCCTTCCGTCCCGACCAGGCTCTATCACGATCTCTATGGCAATACCTGCCGCCGCTTCACGGCGCCCGGCGGCGGCTTTCGCATCCTCTACGACGCCGTCGTGGAGGACAGCGGCGAGACCGACGAGGTCAACCCGCTGGCAAGGGAAGTGCCGGTGGCGGAGTTGCCGGACGACGTTCTCGGCTATCTGCTCGGCAGCCGCTATTGCGAGACCGACCACCTCGGCGGATTGGCCTGGCAGCTTTTCGGCCCTGTCCCACCCGGCTGGGCGCGGGTGCAGGCGATCGTCGACTATGTCCACAACCGCCTGTCCTTCGGTTACGGCTATGCGCGCCCGACCCGCACGGCGGCGCAGGCGCATGAAGAGCGCGTCGGCGTCTGCCGCGACTTCGCTCATCTGGCGATCACGCTTTGCCGCTGCATGAACATCCCCGCCCGCTACGTGAACGGCTATCTCGGCGACATCGGCGTGCCGGTCGACCCGGCACCGATGGATTTTTCGGCGTGGCTGGAAGTGTTCCTCGACGGCAAATGGTACACATTCGACCCCCGCCACAACATGCCGAGGATCGGTCGCGTCGTCATCGCGCGCGGCCGCGACGCGACAGACGTGCCGCTGCTGCACAGTTTCGGCCAGCACCGGCTCGGCTTGTTCAAGGTCTGGACCTACGAGCAGGAAAGCAATCTGTTCAACCCGCCCCATCGCGGCGTCGACAGGACCGTCAGCGCGCAGATGCTGGCATAG